From Algoriphagus sp. NG3, the proteins below share one genomic window:
- a CDS encoding tagaturonate reductase: MKLLSRPNITSSNRPVKILQFGNGNFLRGFTDWMIEKANQANVFDGDIHIVQVHSKSGNNPMKDQDCLFHVIEQGLKKGELVQESTLVTSVSGITNVFEEYEDYLKLGENPDLRFVISNTTEAGITFDPKDSSSDSISNTFPGKLTALLYHRYKTFQGDPSKGLIFLPCELIEANGAVLKDCIQKYISYWKLPAGFSEWIDWNNTFCNTLVDRIVPGFPKESIEEVQEKIGYKDDMAVMVEPYHFWAIEGADVVKQEFPLDQAGLNVKFVDNLSPFRTQKVRILNGGHTAMVPYAYLKGLRTVREAVENPEIGTFLKDAIYGEIIPTLDMPQEELEQFAKDVLERFANPFIVHELKSIALNSISKFKVRVLPSLLAYNELKNEWPEKLILSFAALLVFYKGDYKGVETPVNDNTDIMDEFKAAWALGSTNETVAKLLSERSYWGEDLRSYQGLTEAVSEAVDQLLQA; the protein is encoded by the coding sequence ATGAAACTCCTTTCCAGACCCAACATCACCTCGTCTAATCGTCCCGTTAAAATTCTACAGTTCGGAAATGGAAATTTCCTTCGCGGATTTACAGATTGGATGATCGAAAAAGCAAATCAAGCCAATGTGTTTGATGGGGATATCCACATTGTTCAGGTTCACAGCAAGTCAGGAAATAACCCAATGAAGGATCAGGATTGCCTGTTCCATGTCATTGAGCAGGGGCTGAAAAAGGGTGAATTAGTACAGGAATCCACCCTGGTGACTAGCGTGTCGGGCATTACAAATGTCTTTGAAGAATATGAAGATTATCTGAAACTGGGAGAAAATCCTGATCTACGGTTTGTTATTTCCAATACCACAGAAGCCGGGATAACATTTGACCCAAAAGATTCCTCTTCGGATAGCATTTCAAATACTTTCCCTGGCAAACTCACTGCCTTGCTTTATCATCGGTACAAGACTTTCCAAGGAGATCCTTCCAAAGGACTGATATTCCTTCCCTGCGAATTGATCGAAGCAAACGGTGCTGTATTGAAAGACTGCATCCAAAAATACATATCCTATTGGAAGTTGCCTGCGGGTTTCTCCGAATGGATCGACTGGAACAATACATTCTGCAATACATTGGTGGACAGGATTGTTCCCGGATTCCCGAAAGAGTCTATCGAAGAGGTTCAAGAGAAAATCGGATACAAAGACGATATGGCCGTCATGGTGGAACCTTACCACTTTTGGGCCATCGAAGGTGCAGATGTGGTAAAGCAGGAATTCCCATTGGATCAGGCAGGACTCAATGTGAAATTTGTGGATAACCTTAGTCCTTTCCGCACCCAAAAAGTAAGAATCCTAAATGGGGGACATACGGCAATGGTGCCTTATGCTTATCTCAAAGGCCTAAGAACAGTAAGAGAAGCTGTGGAAAACCCTGAAATCGGAACCTTCCTAAAAGATGCTATTTACGGTGAGATTATCCCTACGCTCGATATGCCACAGGAAGAACTGGAGCAGTTTGCCAAGGACGTTTTGGAGCGCTTTGCCAATCCCTTCATTGTGCATGAGCTTAAGTCCATCGCATTGAACAGTATTTCTAAATTCAAGGTAAGAGTACTCCCGTCCCTGCTTGCCTATAATGAGCTGAAAAATGAATGGCCGGAGAAATTAATCCTATCTTTCGCTGCGCTTTTGGTGTTCTATAAGGGGGATTACAAAGGAGTAGAAACTCCCGTCAATGACAATACTGATATAATGGATGAATTCAAGGCAGCTTGGGCTCTTGGTTCTACCAATGAAACTGTCGCGAAATTATTGAGTGAGAGATCTTATTGGGGAGAGGACTTAAGGAGCTATCAGGGATTAACTGAAGCTGTATCAGAAGCAGTAGATCAACTTCTACAAGCTTAA
- a CDS encoding glycoside hydrolase family 43 protein: protein MRILAKYSGVVLLVLIGFESCSSKETKLEESDEVLEVKTYANPLDVAFGDPFILNDGEGKYYMYGTGGGAKDGFAAYSSANLVDWKFEGQVYQGNTEESWASKFFWAPEVYKIEGNYYMFFSAQWRVNPTNEEENFMIGVAKSDSPTGPFIEMYDKPIFDPGYPIIDANVYWEGGKYYLYYSRACYKHPVESEVAKWAREKGWYDEIEESWVYGVELKPDFSGVIGEPVLCLRPPVTMDDNQAEWESRSVTKQEINRRWTEGSVIFKHDDIYYMMYSSNYYAGENYAVGYATSSNPLGPFTKAANNPVLELNTHKGGEVTGTGHNNIVFMDNGDMYCVYHGRTKESGQERVVFLDKMEIKSDGTLVVHGPTTTAQDMPF, encoded by the coding sequence ATGAGAATTTTGGCTAAGTATAGTGGAGTCGTATTGCTGGTATTGATTGGTTTTGAGTCCTGCAGTAGTAAGGAAACCAAGCTGGAGGAATCAGATGAGGTGTTAGAAGTGAAAACTTATGCAAACCCGCTGGATGTGGCATTTGGAGATCCTTTTATCCTGAATGATGGGGAAGGGAAATACTACATGTACGGAACAGGCGGTGGAGCAAAAGATGGATTTGCGGCTTATTCCTCAGCTAATCTGGTCGATTGGAAATTTGAAGGGCAGGTATATCAGGGAAACACGGAAGAAAGCTGGGCAAGCAAATTCTTCTGGGCACCGGAAGTCTATAAAATTGAGGGCAACTATTATATGTTTTTCAGTGCCCAGTGGAGGGTCAATCCTACCAATGAAGAAGAGAATTTTATGATCGGTGTGGCGAAATCCGATAGTCCGACCGGGCCATTCATAGAAATGTATGACAAGCCGATATTTGATCCTGGATATCCGATCATAGATGCGAATGTGTATTGGGAAGGAGGAAAATACTACCTCTATTATTCAAGGGCTTGTTACAAACATCCTGTGGAAAGTGAAGTGGCAAAATGGGCACGAGAGAAAGGCTGGTACGATGAGATAGAGGAGAGTTGGGTGTACGGAGTGGAACTGAAGCCTGATTTCTCAGGAGTAATCGGGGAACCTGTATTATGTCTTCGTCCCCCTGTCACCATGGACGATAACCAGGCAGAATGGGAAAGTAGATCGGTTACCAAGCAGGAAATCAACAGAAGATGGACTGAGGGTTCTGTGATTTTTAAGCATGATGACATTTACTATATGATGTATTCAAGCAATTACTACGCAGGAGAAAATTATGCGGTAGGTTACGCTACCAGCTCAAACCCATTGGGGCCATTTACCAAGGCGGCAAACAATCCCGTACTGGAACTCAATACACATAAAGGCGGGGAAGTGACAGGCACGGGGCATAACAATATAGTATTCATGGATAACGGCGATATGTATTGTGTCTATCATGGTCGTACCAAAGAATCCGGTCAGGAGCGGGTAGTATTTTTGGATAAAATGGAAATCAAATCTGACGGTACTTTAGTAGTCCATGGGCCGACTACTACAGCGCAGGATATGCCCTTTTAA
- a CDS encoding zinc-dependent peptidase, whose amino-acid sequence MMPFYRMNSLASLLIELRIMFGRIRLTNLEIEILEKQFPYYARLSEKHKKEFRKKLEVILTTKSFMGREGLGIVTSEMKILIGATMVMVTFGWKDLRLPHFSKILIYPDTYYSTISRQYHRGEVNPRHGLIVMSWKCFLEGMESEHDGVNLGIHEVAHALKLENQIHYNGESEFFAPEVYKSFLQFADEEIRKVNEGGGSVFRTSAGFNHHEFFAVALETFFEMPHEFFDYNPELYGALVRLMKQDPRGWVKGAD is encoded by the coding sequence ATGATGCCTTTTTATAGGATGAACAGTCTTGCAAGTTTGCTCATTGAACTTCGGATTATGTTTGGGAGAATTCGCTTGACAAACTTGGAGATTGAGATTCTTGAGAAACAATTCCCGTATTATGCCAGACTTTCGGAAAAGCACAAAAAAGAATTCAGAAAGAAACTTGAAGTAATTCTTACAACCAAATCATTTATGGGAAGGGAAGGTTTGGGAATTGTTACTTCCGAAATGAAAATCCTGATCGGGGCAACTATGGTGATGGTGACCTTCGGTTGGAAAGATCTTCGTCTACCCCATTTTAGTAAGATTTTAATTTACCCAGATACGTATTACAGTACGATTTCCAGACAGTATCATCGTGGTGAAGTAAATCCCAGACATGGGCTGATCGTGATGTCTTGGAAATGCTTTTTGGAGGGAATGGAAAGCGAGCATGACGGTGTAAATCTAGGCATCCATGAGGTGGCTCATGCATTGAAACTTGAAAACCAGATCCACTACAATGGGGAAAGTGAGTTTTTTGCTCCGGAGGTTTATAAATCTTTTTTGCAATTTGCAGACGAAGAAATAAGAAAGGTGAATGAGGGAGGGGGATCAGTGTTTAGGACAAGTGCTGGATTTAATCACCATGAGTTTTTTGCGGTAGCCTTGGAGACTTTCTTTGAGATGCCCCACGAGTTTTTTGATTATAACCCTGAGCTGTATGGTGCATTGGTGAGGTTAATGAAACAAGATCCTAGGGGTTGGGTTAAAGGAGCTGATTAA